The following are encoded in a window of Gramella sp. MT6 genomic DNA:
- a CDS encoding prolyl oligopeptidase family serine peptidase: MKKLNLLIFLFGISLFAQDKEPKKYSIEQFYENTRISGADFSADESKILTSSDESGIFNVYEINIADGSKKAVTDSKDESLFAVDYVPETSDIVYSADKGGNEIDHLYLLKEDGTTQELTTGEKEKANFAGWSGDKEYMYYSSNKRNPQFFDLYRMKIGTWETELLYENSEGYSLSGISDSGKYIALAQPITTSENKLFLLDRETGEKTEISKPGFNYSASGFNPEETEMYYTTNHGGEFSKLMSYDVETGESEVLYETNWDVMYSGLSENGSYRVIGINEDGANKLVLIDNKTGKELNIPEIKDGNILGASFSKSEEKLVLYVGTSKTPTNLYVYNMKSGEMKKLTNTLNPEIDPNDLVSAEVVRYKSFDGLEIPAIYYKPLNASADKKVPALVWVHGGPGGQSRVGYFALIQYLVNHGYAVLAVNNRGSSGYGASFYKMDDQNHGEKDLQDVIYGKKWLASQDYINENQIGIIGGSYGGYMTMAAMTFAPDEFEVGVNIFGVTNWLRTLRSIPPYWESFKKALYEEMGDPNTQDSIRLKKISPLFHAENVKNPVMVLQGANDPRVLQVESDEIVEAIRKNEVPVEYMVFPDEGHGFIKKENEIKGYRQIRLFLDKYLKDEDVNLPDPNLKD; encoded by the coding sequence ATGAAGAAATTGAATCTTTTAATTTTTTTGTTCGGAATTTCGCTATTCGCTCAGGACAAGGAGCCGAAAAAATATAGCATCGAACAATTCTATGAAAACACACGTATTTCTGGCGCAGACTTTTCTGCCGACGAATCAAAAATTCTAACCAGTAGTGATGAGTCCGGGATCTTCAATGTTTACGAGATCAATATTGCCGATGGCAGTAAGAAAGCCGTTACCGACTCCAAAGATGAGTCCCTTTTTGCAGTAGATTACGTTCCGGAAACTTCAGATATCGTTTATTCCGCAGATAAAGGTGGCAATGAGATAGACCATCTTTACCTGTTAAAGGAGGACGGAACAACCCAGGAGCTTACCACAGGTGAAAAGGAAAAAGCTAATTTTGCCGGATGGAGTGGAGACAAGGAGTACATGTATTATAGTTCCAATAAACGCAATCCTCAATTCTTTGATCTTTACCGAATGAAAATTGGCACCTGGGAAACTGAGTTGCTCTATGAAAATTCTGAAGGATATTCCCTTTCCGGAATATCAGATTCTGGGAAATATATTGCACTGGCCCAGCCTATAACCACCAGCGAAAATAAATTATTCCTTCTTGACCGGGAAACAGGAGAAAAAACAGAAATTTCCAAACCTGGGTTCAATTACAGCGCCAGTGGATTCAATCCTGAAGAAACCGAAATGTATTACACCACCAACCATGGAGGTGAATTCAGCAAATTAATGTCTTATGACGTGGAAACTGGAGAATCTGAAGTGCTCTACGAAACCAACTGGGATGTAATGTACAGTGGTCTTAGCGAAAATGGTTCTTACAGAGTGATCGGAATCAATGAGGATGGGGCCAACAAACTTGTACTGATAGATAACAAAACCGGCAAGGAATTAAATATCCCTGAGATCAAAGATGGCAACATTCTGGGAGCTTCCTTTTCTAAAAGCGAAGAAAAACTGGTACTATATGTAGGAACCTCTAAGACGCCTACAAATCTCTACGTTTATAATATGAAAAGTGGAGAGATGAAGAAACTCACCAATACGCTGAATCCGGAAATTGATCCTAATGATCTTGTTTCTGCAGAAGTAGTGAGATATAAATCTTTCGATGGGCTCGAGATTCCGGCGATCTACTATAAACCGCTGAATGCTTCAGCAGATAAAAAAGTTCCTGCGCTAGTGTGGGTTCATGGTGGTCCGGGTGGCCAATCCAGGGTTGGCTATTTTGCCCTGATCCAATATCTGGTAAACCATGGTTACGCTGTATTAGCAGTAAACAACCGGGGAAGCAGTGGTTATGGAGCCAGTTTTTATAAAATGGATGACCAGAACCACGGTGAAAAAGATCTTCAGGATGTGATCTATGGTAAAAAATGGTTAGCATCACAGGATTATATTAATGAAAACCAGATCGGGATCATAGGCGGAAGTTATGGTGGTTATATGACCATGGCAGCGATGACATTTGCACCAGACGAATTTGAGGTAGGTGTAAATATATTTGGTGTGACCAACTGGTTACGTACCTTAAGATCGATCCCACCTTATTGGGAATCTTTCAAAAAGGCGCTTTATGAAGAAATGGGAGATCCAAATACCCAGGATTCTATCCGGTTGAAGAAAATATCGCCATTATTTCATGCTGAAAATGTAAAAAATCCGGTAATGGTTCTTCAGGGAGCGAATGACCCAAGAGTTTTACAAGTAGAGTCTGATGAGATCGTGGAAGCGATTAGAAAAAATGAGGTGCCTGTAGAATACATGGTTTTCCCTGACGAAGGTCATGGTTTTATCAAGAAAGAAAATGAGATCAAGGGTTACAGGCAAATACGGCTATTCCTTGACAAATACCTGAAAGATGAAGATGTAAACCTCCCAGATCCAAATTTGAAGGATTAA
- a CDS encoding MFS transporter: MRETSRILPVIVIAQFCCTSLWFAGNAVMPDLVNEFQLKTEALGHLTSAVQFGFILGTLSFAFLTISDRFSPSKVFFFSAILGAIFNAGILLDNNIFISLLGFRFLTGVSLAGIYPVGMKIASDYFDKGLGRSLGYLVGALVLGTAFPHLLKEISGSIDLNWRSVIYFTSGLAVFGGILILAFVPNGPFRTCLQKPDLSLIFKIFKNTDFRSAAFGYFGHMWELYAFWAFVPAILGFYKQFHPAAEFSISLISFLIIGFGGLACVLGGYISEKIGVKITAGAALFLSGLCCLISPLIFFIDSEIILISFLIFWGLVVVADSPLFSTLVAQNTSANSRGTALTIVNCIGFSITIFSIQLLNALINQFTPTLIFTVLALGPVLGLIYLFRNKPGGNK, from the coding sequence TTGAGAGAAACTTCAAGGATATTACCTGTTATCGTTATAGCACAATTCTGCTGTACTTCACTCTGGTTTGCCGGTAACGCAGTAATGCCTGATCTGGTAAACGAATTTCAATTAAAAACCGAAGCCCTGGGACATCTAACTTCAGCTGTCCAGTTCGGGTTTATACTTGGAACTTTAAGCTTCGCATTTTTAACCATTTCAGACAGGTTTTCTCCTTCAAAAGTATTCTTCTTTTCTGCCATTCTTGGAGCAATATTTAATGCCGGAATCCTATTAGACAACAACATTTTCATAAGTCTATTGGGCTTCAGGTTCCTCACAGGTGTTAGCCTGGCAGGAATTTATCCGGTAGGAATGAAGATAGCTTCAGATTATTTTGATAAGGGCCTGGGACGATCCCTTGGCTACCTGGTAGGTGCTTTGGTTCTCGGCACGGCTTTCCCGCATCTTTTAAAAGAAATTTCGGGTAGTATTGACCTGAATTGGAGATCGGTTATCTATTTTACTTCTGGCTTGGCAGTTTTTGGAGGGATACTGATATTGGCATTTGTACCTAACGGCCCTTTTAGAACCTGTCTTCAAAAACCTGATTTAAGCCTGATCTTCAAGATCTTTAAAAATACAGACTTTCGTTCCGCTGCTTTTGGTTATTTCGGTCATATGTGGGAGCTTTATGCCTTCTGGGCTTTCGTACCGGCAATACTAGGCTTTTATAAACAGTTTCATCCAGCAGCCGAATTCAGCATATCCCTAATCTCTTTTCTGATTATCGGGTTTGGCGGCTTGGCTTGTGTCCTGGGTGGTTATATTTCAGAAAAAATAGGCGTTAAAATAACAGCCGGAGCTGCACTATTTCTATCTGGCCTTTGTTGTTTAATTTCACCATTGATCTTCTTCATTGATTCCGAAATTATATTGATCAGCTTCCTCATTTTCTGGGGATTGGTAGTTGTTGCAGATTCTCCGTTATTCTCGACCCTGGTCGCACAAAATACCTCTGCCAATTCGCGGGGAACGGCTTTAACGATAGTTAACTGTATAGGGTTTAGCATTACTATTTTCAGTATTCAATTGCTAAATGCGTTGATAAATCAGTTTACCCCAACCCTTATCTTTACAGTTCTGGCACTTGGACCAGTCTTGGGATTGATCTACCTCTTCCGTAATAAGCCAGGCGGAAATAAGTAA
- a CDS encoding carboxymuconolactone decarboxylase family protein, translating into MNQSLPQTQSRYKMVSYDDATEEVKAIYDDTKKTLQLPFVLNWFKCQGDNAILLKGNWSKLKNTLMEGQVPNVLKQLIIYNVSKQRGCNYCSHAHGIFADSMSSMISEEKGFRATQSLNSPSMPVSYRIAVQIVTKAALEHSEITDEDFSELEKAGFTAREIQELMAQADLVNMLNTIADVSGIKIDNELLETPE; encoded by the coding sequence ATGAATCAATCTTTACCCCAAACCCAGTCAAGGTATAAAATGGTGTCTTACGACGATGCTACTGAAGAAGTTAAGGCCATATATGACGACACAAAAAAAACTCTACAGTTACCATTTGTTCTCAATTGGTTTAAATGCCAGGGAGATAATGCAATTTTGCTCAAAGGCAACTGGAGCAAATTAAAAAATACCCTGATGGAAGGTCAGGTACCTAATGTGCTGAAACAATTGATCATTTATAATGTTTCCAAGCAACGTGGTTGTAATTACTGTTCTCATGCCCACGGTATCTTTGCAGACAGTATGAGTTCAATGATCTCTGAAGAAAAAGGTTTTCGAGCTACCCAAAGTCTAAACTCGCCTTCAATGCCTGTTAGTTACAGGATCGCCGTGCAAATTGTGACCAAGGCTGCCCTGGAACATTCCGAAATAACCGATGAAGATTTTTCTGAACTCGAAAAGGCCGGATTTACAGCAAGAGAGATTCAAGAACTTATGGCCCAGGCAGACCTGGTAAATATGCTGAATACCATTGCTGATGTCTCTGGAATTAAGATCGACAACGAACTACTGGAAACTCCTGAATAG
- a CDS encoding nuclear transport factor 2 family protein: protein MKKALLSLICIFSLQLLFAQVSHDSKLYKDLKARDSLLFDLGFNQCKINAYENFISEDLEFYHDQGGLTTNKEDFLNAVRNNICGNQEKKPIRKLIPGSLKVFPLYENGELYGAIQQGVHDFYINEPNKELYKTSSAKFTHVWILLNNEWILKRVLSYDHKNPE from the coding sequence ATGAAAAAGGCACTTCTATCACTAATCTGTATATTTTCCCTGCAGTTATTATTTGCGCAGGTGAGTCATGATTCTAAACTTTACAAGGACCTGAAAGCTCGCGACAGTTTGTTATTCGACCTCGGATTCAATCAATGTAAGATCAATGCTTATGAGAATTTTATTAGCGAAGATCTTGAATTCTATCATGACCAGGGTGGCTTAACCACCAATAAGGAAGATTTTTTAAATGCGGTAAGAAATAATATCTGCGGTAATCAGGAAAAGAAACCTATCAGGAAACTTATCCCTGGAAGCCTTAAAGTATTTCCTTTATATGAAAACGGAGAATTGTATGGTGCAATCCAACAGGGAGTTCACGATTTTTATATAAATGAACCAAATAAGGAATTGTACAAAACGAGTTCTGCTAAATTTACCCATGTGTGGATATTATTGAATAATGAATGGATCTTGAAAAGAGTTTTAAGTTACGACCATAAAAATCCCGAATAG
- a CDS encoding outer membrane beta-barrel protein produces the protein MKTILMTIAVIFFSMVANAQTDSEKFLIEKGTWSLGGSFALGSAHTSSERVDYPRDFKSFSINIRPDVGYFIGPNLQAGLQLGYGYSKNKYEESVLTELKRNSFSIAPYLRKFFGLSSKFSVSLTGSPYYNFSQNDEYSDNEQFGQLRSENYGVNIRPGIFFMLSEKFSLNADFGRLYYSHFSDSRDGEDRQKSDQFGLDFSIDNIWLGLRYYIN, from the coding sequence ATGAAAACTATTTTAATGACTATTGCGGTTATTTTTTTTAGCATGGTCGCCAATGCACAAACCGATTCAGAAAAATTTCTAATTGAAAAAGGAACCTGGAGTTTGGGAGGTTCTTTCGCCTTAGGTTCTGCCCATACAAGTAGTGAAAGAGTGGATTATCCCAGAGATTTCAAATCTTTTTCTATTAATATAAGACCGGATGTAGGATATTTTATTGGCCCTAATTTACAGGCCGGTCTTCAATTAGGCTATGGTTATTCCAAAAACAAATATGAAGAATCCGTCTTAACAGAATTAAAAAGAAATTCGTTTAGCATAGCACCTTATCTCAGGAAATTTTTCGGTTTGAGTTCAAAATTTTCAGTTTCCCTAACAGGTTCTCCTTATTATAATTTTTCTCAAAATGACGAGTATTCTGATAATGAACAATTTGGCCAGTTAAGATCCGAAAATTATGGCGTTAATATTAGACCAGGGATCTTCTTCATGTTGAGTGAAAAGTTTTCATTGAATGCCGATTTTGGAAGGCTTTATTACTCTCATTTCAGTGATTCCAGGGATGGTGAAGACAGACAAAAAAGCGATCAATTTGGACTTGATTTTAGTATAGATAATATTTGGCTTGGGTTGAGATATTATATCAATTGA
- a CDS encoding GH3 auxin-responsive promoter family protein, with translation MAIFGSIIKSIIDLKETLTPEGEAVKDQEEVLIGLLKKAKDTAFGKHYKFEEILESDDVRKTFAERVPYFDYNKIDKEWWHKYHDGEENVTWPGKPPYFALSSGTTGTSSKRIPVTEEMVEAIRKAGIKQVSALSNFDLPPDFFEKEIMMLGSSTDLQKEGDHQEGEISGISASRIPFWFRGYYKPGEEISKIDEWDDRVQKIAENAEKWDIGALSGIPSWMELMLKKVIEHHNLNHIHEIWPNLQVYTSGGVAFEPYEKSFNALLGKPVQVIDTYLASEGFLALQDRPDTHSMKLITDNGIYFEFVPFKPDYINQDGSLTEDAPVIPLDEVEEEKDYVLLISTVSGAWRYLIGDTIKFTDKSKYEIRITGRTKFFLNVVGSQLSVNKMNDAVQELENKFEIRIPEFVVAAKRGEDGEYYHFWYLGTEDKAEDEKLAEALDEALKNANKNYKVARSKALKGVNVTTIDPNMFHEWNAKNKKKGGQVKMEKVMNEEKFAEWEKFISEQKPAN, from the coding sequence ATGGCAATTTTCGGATCTATTATAAAAAGTATTATCGACCTAAAGGAAACGCTTACCCCGGAAGGAGAAGCTGTAAAAGACCAGGAAGAAGTGCTTATTGGCCTATTAAAAAAAGCAAAAGACACCGCTTTTGGGAAGCATTATAAGTTCGAAGAGATTTTGGAGTCTGATGATGTGCGAAAAACTTTTGCGGAAAGAGTGCCTTATTTCGATTATAATAAGATAGATAAGGAATGGTGGCACAAATACCACGATGGCGAAGAAAACGTGACCTGGCCAGGAAAACCACCTTATTTTGCACTTAGTTCCGGGACTACAGGCACAAGCAGTAAGAGAATTCCCGTAACCGAAGAAATGGTTGAGGCCATTAGAAAGGCAGGGATAAAACAGGTTAGTGCTTTGAGCAATTTTGACCTGCCGCCAGATTTCTTTGAAAAAGAGATCATGATGCTGGGAAGCTCAACAGACTTGCAAAAGGAAGGTGATCACCAGGAAGGTGAAATTAGCGGAATAAGCGCTAGCAGAATTCCGTTTTGGTTCCGTGGGTATTATAAGCCGGGGGAAGAAATTTCAAAAATAGATGAATGGGATGACCGTGTTCAGAAAATAGCTGAAAATGCTGAGAAATGGGATATTGGAGCACTTAGCGGGATTCCATCCTGGATGGAGCTTATGCTAAAAAAGGTCATTGAACATCACAACCTTAACCATATTCATGAAATATGGCCAAATCTACAGGTATATACCTCAGGAGGTGTCGCTTTTGAACCTTATGAGAAAAGTTTCAATGCATTATTGGGTAAACCGGTACAGGTTATCGATACTTACCTGGCTTCAGAAGGTTTTCTTGCCTTACAGGACAGGCCCGACACCCATTCCATGAAACTGATCACAGATAATGGAATTTATTTTGAGTTCGTACCGTTCAAACCAGATTATATTAATCAGGATGGCTCACTTACTGAAGATGCTCCTGTTATTCCACTGGATGAAGTTGAAGAAGAAAAAGATTATGTTCTTTTAATTTCAACGGTTAGCGGGGCATGGAGGTATTTGATCGGGGATACGATCAAGTTTACAGATAAATCGAAGTACGAGATCAGGATCACCGGAAGAACTAAATTTTTCCTGAACGTAGTGGGGTCTCAACTTTCTGTGAACAAAATGAATGATGCCGTACAGGAACTTGAGAATAAATTTGAGATCAGGATACCGGAATTTGTGGTGGCAGCGAAAAGGGGAGAAGATGGTGAATATTATCACTTCTGGTATTTGGGAACTGAAGACAAGGCAGAAGATGAAAAATTAGCCGAAGCCTTGGATGAAGCTTTGAAAAATGCTAATAAGAATTATAAGGTCGCGAGATCGAAAGCTCTAAAAGGCGTAAATGTTACGACCATCGATCCAAATATGTTCCACGAATGGAACGCGAAGAACAAGAAAAAAGGTGGTCAGGTTAAAATGGAAAAAGTGATGAACGAAGAAAAATTCGCTGAATGGGAAAAATTTATCAGCGAACAGAAGCCTGCTAATTAA
- a CDS encoding VOC family protein, which yields MSGKYKVPSETRIGHVHLKVSNLEKALKFYRDILGFEITERIGEQAVFLSAGGYHHHIGLNTWHSEGANKAPKSGVGLFHAAILYPTRKELSNVTKRLFEKGYPLTGAADHGVSEAIYLDDPDGNGVELYWDKPREEWPTKADGSIKMYTKRLDLEDLLKI from the coding sequence ATGTCAGGAAAGTATAAAGTACCTTCAGAAACCCGAATTGGGCATGTGCATTTAAAGGTTTCCAACCTGGAAAAAGCCCTTAAGTTTTACAGGGATATTCTTGGTTTTGAGATCACTGAAAGGATAGGGGAGCAGGCAGTTTTTCTTTCTGCCGGGGGATACCACCATCATATAGGTTTGAACACCTGGCATAGTGAAGGTGCGAATAAAGCTCCAAAATCAGGCGTAGGGCTGTTTCATGCCGCTATCCTTTATCCCACCAGAAAAGAACTTTCAAACGTCACAAAAAGATTATTCGAAAAAGGTTATCCTCTTACCGGTGCAGCAGACCACGGAGTTTCAGAAGCTATCTACCTTGACGATCCAGATGGGAATGGAGTAGAACTATACTGGGACAAACCACGAGAGGAGTGGCCAACTAAAGCAGATGGCAGTATTAAAATGTATACCAAAAGGTTAGACCTGGAGGATCTTTTAAAAATTTAA
- a CDS encoding cupin domain-containing protein, translating to MNKVNVKEKFEKFSDHWNPRIVGELNGQQVKLAKLKGEFIWHSHEDEDEMFWIVKGKLKIEFRDRTVELTGNEFFIVPRGVEHKPIAEEEVHVMLFEPASTQHTGKEEHKLTNNNQERL from the coding sequence ATGAATAAGGTAAACGTAAAGGAAAAGTTCGAAAAATTCTCAGATCATTGGAATCCGAGAATTGTGGGCGAATTGAATGGGCAGCAAGTAAAATTAGCCAAATTAAAAGGTGAATTCATCTGGCACTCCCACGAAGATGAAGACGAAATGTTTTGGATAGTTAAGGGAAAACTGAAAATTGAGTTCAGGGATCGCACCGTAGAGCTAACCGGAAATGAATTTTTTATAGTACCCCGTGGGGTTGAACATAAACCTATTGCTGAGGAAGAAGTTCATGTGATGCTTTTCGAGCCGGCCTCTACGCAACATACCGGGAAAGAAGAACATAAGCTTACCAATAACAACCAGGAACGCCTTTAA
- a CDS encoding SRPBCC domain-containing protein has translation MEERKKLDWSSFTVNLPLDLPTEKITNAWLTQEALEDWFLKLAEFTTPGGEKRKRQEQIKPGDTYRWQWFGWPDTVEEHGKLLNPEQGEFLRFQFGKAGVVGVRIVQEHGHPILRLIQEKIPQDEESKMNFYVGCKTGWTFYLLNLKSILQEGPDLRNKRSELQMD, from the coding sequence ATGGAAGAAAGAAAAAAATTAGACTGGAGCAGCTTCACTGTAAATCTTCCACTCGATCTACCGACAGAGAAAATAACGAACGCCTGGTTAACCCAGGAAGCATTGGAAGATTGGTTTCTTAAACTAGCTGAATTTACCACACCCGGTGGTGAAAAACGTAAAAGACAGGAACAAATAAAGCCGGGAGACACCTATAGGTGGCAATGGTTTGGTTGGCCAGATACCGTGGAGGAGCATGGCAAGTTACTTAATCCGGAGCAGGGCGAGTTTCTTAGGTTTCAATTTGGAAAAGCTGGAGTGGTTGGAGTACGGATCGTGCAAGAACACGGTCATCCGATTTTAAGATTAATTCAGGAAAAAATACCGCAGGACGAGGAATCCAAAATGAACTTTTATGTAGGCTGTAAGACCGGCTGGACCTTTTATTTGTTGAACCTGAAATCTATATTGCAGGAGGGTCCAGATCTCCGGAATAAACGAAGTGAACTACAAATGGATTAA
- a CDS encoding alpha/beta hydrolase-fold protein yields MNRFLSLCLILLFNLNSIAQSTASKNVSSFEIRATKLDTLKKIWVYLPESYDASEKKYPVIYMHDGQNLFDRETSYVGEWKVDESLDSIGQPEAIIIGIEHGGNKRINELTPFPHDKYGGGSADAYLDFIVNELKPYVDSNYRTLAEYEHTGIFGSSLGGLVSFYATLKFSDTFGMAGIYSPSFWFSEKIYEFGKEADLNPDTKYYFLVGTEESEEMLPDLKKMISILTAKGLKAENFKINFVEGGKHNESLWSQNFADSYLWLLSNKSIN; encoded by the coding sequence ATGAATCGATTTCTGTCTTTATGCCTCATTTTACTATTTAACCTGAATAGTATAGCTCAAAGTACCGCTTCAAAAAATGTAAGTTCTTTTGAAATAAGAGCTACAAAATTGGATACCCTGAAAAAGATCTGGGTCTATTTGCCTGAAAGTTATGATGCTTCAGAAAAGAAATACCCGGTAATTTATATGCATGATGGCCAGAATCTTTTTGACCGTGAAACCTCTTATGTTGGTGAGTGGAAAGTAGATGAAAGCCTGGACAGCATCGGGCAACCTGAAGCTATAATCATTGGAATTGAACATGGTGGCAATAAAAGGATCAATGAACTTACTCCATTTCCTCACGACAAATACGGTGGCGGGAGTGCAGATGCCTATCTTGATTTTATTGTTAATGAGTTGAAACCTTACGTAGACAGCAATTACAGAACTTTAGCTGAATATGAGCATACTGGAATTTTCGGGTCTTCGCTTGGCGGCCTGGTTTCTTTCTATGCTACTTTAAAGTTTTCCGATACCTTTGGAATGGCCGGAATTTACTCCCCCTCTTTTTGGTTCAGTGAAAAGATCTATGAATTTGGAAAGGAAGCTGATTTAAATCCCGATACCAAATATTATTTTCTGGTAGGTACTGAAGAATCTGAAGAAATGCTGCCAGATCTGAAAAAAATGATTTCTATCCTTACTGCTAAAGGCTTGAAAGCTGAAAATTTTAAAATCAATTTTGTCGAAGGAGGAAAGCATAATGAAAGCTTATGGAGCCAGAATTTCGCCGATTCCTATCTCTGGCTATTAAGCAATAAATCGATCAACTAA
- a CDS encoding PepSY-like domain-containing protein: MKNLRKFGFILGGLCLLSACSDDDNDPGNEVDLDARFFNADVHVSTSSLPQDILDYVTTNYPDATIREAEIEDNNNFEVYLSNGLELIFDEDGNFLGIDDDNDDDFGDEHLSNSEIPQNILDFIDQYFPGSEIDEAEIENNGNYEIELEDDVELIFDSDGNFLGRGEDENEDDDDDEDINPADLPQNILDYISENYPDNSIIEAELEDDGEYEVTLNNGVELEFDSEGNFLSAEDGNGEDDDDDDDDENDSEDD, from the coding sequence ATGAAAAATTTGAGAAAATTTGGGTTTATCCTGGGAGGTCTTTGTCTTTTGAGCGCCTGCAGTGATGATGATAATGACCCAGGAAATGAAGTTGACCTGGATGCACGTTTTTTTAATGCTGATGTACATGTTAGTACTTCCAGTCTCCCACAGGATATCCTCGATTACGTAACTACCAATTATCCGGATGCTACGATAAGGGAAGCTGAGATAGAGGATAATAACAATTTCGAGGTCTATCTTAGTAATGGCCTGGAGCTTATATTCGATGAAGATGGTAATTTTCTAGGGATAGATGATGACAACGATGATGATTTTGGTGACGAACATCTTTCAAATTCAGAGATCCCTCAAAACATTCTTGATTTTATAGATCAATATTTTCCTGGATCAGAAATCGATGAGGCCGAGATAGAGAATAACGGAAATTATGAAATAGAGCTGGAAGATGACGTGGAACTAATTTTTGATTCTGACGGGAATTTCCTGGGCAGGGGAGAAGATGAAAATGAAGACGACGATGACGACGAAGATATAAACCCGGCAGACCTACCTCAAAATATCCTGGATTATATAAGCGAAAATTATCCCGATAATTCAATTATTGAAGCAGAATTAGAGGATGATGGCGAATATGAAGTTACACTGAATAATGGTGTAGAGCTGGAATTTGATTCCGAAGGAAATTTTCTTAGCGCCGAAGACGGTAACGGGGAAGATGACGACGACGATGACGATGATGAAAATGACTCAGAAGACGATTAG
- a CDS encoding DUF4168 domain-containing protein codes for MKKFFSSLLFVFAVGTASVTAQSTTIPQQQQEKIEVSDAELAQFAEVFQEMRMMNQQVQKEMMAVVTSEDFELQRFNEIHQAKMDPNKEIETTSEEDEKYNAVVAEIEVIQPKFQKKMEEVITESDLSMERYQQLAMALRSDVELQQRLQEILKG; via the coding sequence ATGAAGAAGTTTTTTAGTAGTCTGTTATTTGTATTTGCAGTAGGAACGGCCTCTGTTACGGCTCAATCTACAACAATTCCACAACAACAGCAGGAAAAAATAGAAGTGAGTGATGCTGAATTAGCTCAATTCGCAGAAGTTTTTCAGGAAATGAGAATGATGAACCAGCAGGTTCAAAAAGAAATGATGGCGGTAGTGACCAGTGAAGATTTTGAACTACAGAGGTTCAATGAAATTCACCAGGCGAAAATGGATCCAAATAAAGAGATCGAAACTACTAGCGAAGAAGATGAAAAATATAATGCAGTTGTAGCTGAAATTGAAGTGATTCAGCCAAAATTTCAGAAAAAAATGGAAGAAGTGATCACCGAAAGTGATCTAAGTATGGAAAGATATCAGCAACTTGCAATGGCCCTAAGGTCTGATGTTGAATTGCAACAGAGACTACAGGAGATTTTGAAAGGCTAG